A single Streptomyces sp. 2114.4 DNA region contains:
- a CDS encoding zinc-dependent alcohol dehydrogenase family protein, producing the protein MKAAVISAPGTVEVTTVADPAPGPREVVVSVAACGLCGTDLHILQGEFAPTLPVVPGHEFAGTVVAAGSAVTELAEGDRVAVDPSLYCHECHYCRIGRNNLCERWAAIGVTTAGGAAEFAVAPVANCVKLPDHVRTEDAALIEPLSCAVRGYDILRSAQLGTSVLIYGSGTMGLMMLELAKRTGAAGVDVVDINPARLATARTLGCSNAAGSADELDRPRGWDVVIDATGNEHAIQDALGRVGKGGTFLQFGVADYAARATIEPYRIYNQEITITGSMAVLHSYERAAELFAAGALDPDVFISDRLPLDQYAEALARFRAGEGRKIQVRP; encoded by the coding sequence ATGAAAGCCGCAGTGATCAGCGCCCCCGGCACGGTCGAGGTCACCACCGTCGCGGACCCCGCGCCCGGCCCCCGCGAGGTCGTGGTGTCCGTCGCCGCCTGCGGGCTGTGCGGTACCGATCTGCACATCCTCCAGGGGGAGTTCGCGCCCACGCTGCCCGTCGTGCCGGGCCATGAGTTCGCGGGTACGGTCGTGGCGGCCGGCAGCGCGGTCACCGAACTCGCCGAGGGCGACCGGGTGGCCGTCGACCCCTCCCTCTACTGCCACGAGTGCCACTACTGCCGCATCGGCCGCAACAACCTCTGTGAGCGATGGGCGGCCATCGGGGTGACCACGGCGGGCGGCGCCGCCGAGTTCGCCGTCGCCCCGGTCGCGAACTGCGTCAAGCTGCCCGACCACGTCCGTACCGAAGACGCGGCCCTGATCGAGCCGCTGTCCTGCGCCGTACGCGGCTACGACATCCTGCGCTCGGCACAACTGGGCACCAGCGTCCTCATCTACGGCTCGGGCACGATGGGCCTGATGATGCTGGAACTCGCCAAGCGCACCGGCGCGGCCGGGGTCGATGTCGTCGACATCAACCCCGCGCGGCTGGCCACCGCCCGCACGCTGGGCTGCAGCAACGCGGCGGGTTCCGCCGACGAGCTGGACCGCCCGCGTGGCTGGGACGTGGTCATCGACGCCACCGGCAACGAACACGCCATCCAGGACGCCCTGGGACGGGTCGGCAAGGGCGGCACCTTCCTCCAGTTCGGCGTCGCCGACTACGCGGCGCGCGCCACCATCGAGCCCTACCGCATCTACAACCAGGAGATCACCATCACCGGCTCGATGGCCGTGCTGCACAGCTATGAACGCGCCGCGGAGCTCTTCGCGGCCGGTGCCCTGGACCCGGACGTCTTCATCAGCGACCGCCTCCCGCTGGACCAGTACGCCGAGGCGCTGGCCCGCTTCCGGGCCGGCGAGGGGAGGAAGATCCAGGTACGGCCGTGA
- a CDS encoding DeoR/GlpR family DNA-binding transcription regulator, which yields MRAEERQHRILALARQSGRVEVADAAAEFGVARETVRRDLSELERRGLIRRTHGAAYPVESAGFETTLARRETQQVEEKRRIAAAAAALVGEAETVFVDEGYTPELVATLLPTDRPLTVITASLRTASLVAASESTTVLLAGGRVRSGTQATVGSWARDMLARFVIDLAFLGANGISREHGLTTPDPAVAEVKEQAVRSSRRRVLVGVHSKFGASSFCRFAEVRDFDAIVTDVGLSAPEAHRYSLLGPQVLRV from the coding sequence ATGAGGGCCGAGGAACGCCAGCACCGCATCCTCGCGCTCGCCCGGCAGTCCGGCCGGGTCGAGGTCGCCGATGCCGCGGCGGAGTTCGGAGTCGCCCGCGAGACCGTACGGCGCGATCTGAGCGAGCTGGAGCGCCGGGGCCTGATCCGGCGGACGCACGGTGCGGCCTATCCGGTCGAGAGCGCCGGCTTCGAGACCACACTGGCCCGGCGGGAGACCCAGCAGGTGGAGGAGAAACGCCGGATCGCGGCGGCCGCCGCCGCGCTGGTGGGCGAGGCCGAGACGGTCTTCGTCGACGAGGGCTACACCCCCGAGCTGGTCGCCACGCTGCTGCCCACCGACCGTCCGCTGACCGTGATCACCGCGTCGCTGCGCACCGCCTCGCTGGTCGCGGCGTCCGAGTCGACCACCGTTCTGCTGGCCGGCGGGCGGGTGCGCTCCGGGACCCAGGCGACGGTCGGATCCTGGGCCCGGGACATGCTCGCCCGGTTCGTGATCGACCTGGCGTTCCTGGGGGCGAACGGCATCTCCCGGGAGCACGGTCTGACCACTCCGGACCCGGCGGTCGCGGAGGTGAAGGAGCAGGCCGTCCGCTCCTCCCGGCGGCGGGTGCTGGTCGGGGTGCACAGCAAGTTCGGCGCCAGCAGCTTCTGCCGGTTCGCCGAGGTGCGTGACTTCGACGCGATCGTCACCGACGTGGGGCTGTCCGCGCCGGAGGCACATCGCTATTCGCTCCTGGGGCCGCAGGTGCTCCGGGTCTGA
- a CDS encoding carbohydrate ABC transporter permease, with amino-acid sequence MTTLSTPPPARGRAGSPAARRRRRTGSLLGLAAWLCGIAFFLPVAWMVLTSFHSETDAATNPPSVGAGISLHGYREFFGATGGGVSPWPPLVNSLTASVVSTLLVLLLAVPAAYALAIKPVRKWSDVLFFFLSTKMLPVVAGLLPVYLVAQNTGTLDSIWLLVILYTSMNLPIAVWMMRSFLAEVPVEMLEAASIDGAGLATTLTRIVAPVAMPGIAATALISFIFSWNELLFARVLTGVVAGTAPVFLTGLVTSQGLFLAKVCAAATVISLPVLIAGFAAQDKLVQGLSLGAVK; translated from the coding sequence ATGACCACTCTGTCCACCCCGCCCCCGGCCCGTGGCCGCGCCGGGTCCCCCGCCGCGCGGCGCCGGCGGCGCACCGGCAGCCTGCTGGGCCTGGCGGCCTGGCTGTGCGGTATCGCCTTCTTCCTGCCCGTCGCCTGGATGGTGCTGACGTCCTTCCACAGCGAGACGGACGCGGCGACCAACCCGCCGAGCGTCGGCGCCGGGATCAGCCTGCACGGCTACCGCGAGTTCTTCGGGGCGACGGGGGGCGGCGTCAGCCCCTGGCCCCCGCTGGTCAACTCGCTGACCGCCTCCGTCGTCTCCACCCTGCTGGTGCTGCTGCTGGCGGTGCCCGCCGCCTACGCGCTGGCCATCAAACCGGTGCGCAAGTGGAGCGATGTTCTCTTCTTCTTCCTCTCCACGAAGATGCTGCCGGTGGTGGCCGGGCTGCTGCCGGTCTACCTCGTCGCGCAGAACACCGGGACGCTCGACAGCATCTGGCTGCTGGTCATCCTCTACACCTCGATGAACCTGCCGATCGCGGTGTGGATGATGCGCTCGTTCCTCGCCGAGGTCCCGGTGGAGATGCTGGAGGCCGCCTCGATCGACGGGGCGGGGCTGGCCACCACCCTGACCCGGATCGTCGCACCGGTCGCGATGCCGGGGATCGCGGCAACGGCCCTGATCTCCTTCATCTTCAGCTGGAACGAGCTGTTGTTCGCCCGGGTCCTGACCGGCGTCGTGGCCGGTACCGCGCCGGTGTTCCTGACCGGACTCGTGACCAGCCAGGGCCTGTTCCTGGCCAAGGTGTGCGCCGCCGCCACCGTCATCTCCCTCCCGGTGCTCATCGCCGGGTTCGCCGCCCAGGACAAACTGGTCCAGGGCCTGTCGCTTGGAGCCGTGAAATGA
- a CDS encoding STAS domain-containing protein produces MSSEMRSLAVTAVVQAEECAVLRVSGDLDLRTEQAFLAEARSVVSAGHRFLVLDLTALRFCDSRGLSCLLALEWLCRRLEGRLLLASLGVRMLRLLVGTQSLSVFSCFPTVGHALATVPDASRPEWPPVAQEPKEGPADA; encoded by the coding sequence ATGAGCTCGGAGATGCGGTCGTTGGCGGTCACTGCGGTCGTGCAGGCGGAGGAGTGCGCGGTCCTGCGCGTCAGCGGAGACCTCGACCTCCGCACCGAGCAGGCGTTCCTCGCCGAGGCACGGTCGGTGGTGTCGGCCGGGCACCGCTTCCTGGTGCTCGATCTGACCGCACTGCGCTTCTGCGACTCCCGCGGGCTGAGCTGCCTGCTCGCCCTGGAATGGCTGTGCCGGCGCCTGGAGGGCAGGCTGCTGCTGGCCTCGCTCGGGGTGCGGATGCTGCGGCTGCTGGTCGGCACCCAGTCCCTCAGCGTCTTCTCGTGCTTCCCCACCGTCGGCCATGCGCTGGCCACGGTCCCCGATGCCAGCCGCCCGGAGTGGCCGCCGGTGGCGCAGGAACCGAAGGAGGGACCGGCCGACGCGTGA
- a CDS encoding carbohydrate ABC transporter permease, translating to MPTRTTEPAPAADAAVALRAGGTDTRARRTERAKNWARRAPLLPALVFLVVVTQLPFLATVVISFTRWNALAPDNRGFAALDNYRAVFTDPAMRASVGTTVLLTVTVVLVSLLLGLGLALLLDRGFRGRGIVRTLLITPFLVVPVASALLWKHALYNASYGLLNGSLTWIWRLFGSEHPPQPDWMTDSPLAAVEASLIWQWTPFMMLILLAGLQSRASDAVEAARMDGASAWDIFRYLTLPHLRRYLELAALLGTVYVVQNFDAVFTITSGGLGTANLPYTIYQTVYQSHDYGRASAQGVVVVLCSLLVATFALRTVSSLLREEVTS from the coding sequence ATGCCTACACGCACCACTGAGCCGGCCCCCGCGGCCGACGCGGCCGTCGCGCTCCGCGCCGGCGGTACGGACACCCGCGCCCGCCGCACCGAGCGGGCGAAGAACTGGGCCCGCCGCGCACCCCTCCTCCCCGCGTTGGTCTTCCTCGTCGTCGTCACCCAACTCCCGTTCCTGGCCACGGTGGTGATCTCCTTCACCCGCTGGAACGCACTGGCCCCCGACAACCGCGGCTTCGCCGCCCTCGACAACTACCGCGCCGTGTTCACCGACCCGGCGATGCGGGCCTCGGTGGGCACGACGGTGCTGCTGACCGTGACCGTGGTGCTGGTCAGCCTGCTGCTCGGGCTCGGTCTGGCGCTGCTGCTCGACCGTGGTTTCCGTGGGCGCGGCATCGTCCGCACCCTGCTGATCACGCCGTTCCTCGTCGTGCCGGTCGCCTCCGCGCTGCTGTGGAAGCATGCGCTGTACAACGCCTCGTACGGGCTGCTCAACGGCTCGCTGACCTGGATATGGCGGCTGTTCGGCAGCGAGCATCCGCCGCAGCCGGACTGGATGACCGACTCGCCGCTGGCCGCGGTGGAGGCGTCGCTGATCTGGCAGTGGACGCCGTTCATGATGCTGATCCTGCTGGCCGGGCTGCAGAGCCGGGCGTCGGACGCCGTCGAGGCGGCCCGGATGGACGGTGCCTCGGCCTGGGACATCTTCCGCTACCTGACCCTGCCGCATCTGCGCCGCTACCTCGAACTGGCCGCGCTGCTGGGCACGGTGTACGTGGTGCAGAACTTCGACGCGGTCTTCACCATCACGTCCGGCGGCCTGGGCACCGCCAACCTGCCGTACACCATCTACCAGACCGTCTACCAGTCCCACGACTACGGACGGGCGTCCGCCCAGGGCGTGGTGGTGGTGCTGTGTTCGCTGCTGGTGGCGACCTTCGCCCTGCGCACCGTGTCGTCCCTGCTGCGCGAGGAGGTCACGTCATGA
- a CDS encoding PTS-dependent dihydroxyacetone kinase phosphotransferase subunit DhaM, with amino-acid sequence MSAQTAGGTAGGEGAPVGVVLVSHSGPVADSVATLALGLAGDGVTVPVAGAGGTPDGGLGTSAELITKAARTVDRGAGVAILVDLGSAVLTVKALIAEGDELPEGARLVDAPLVEGAVAAVVAASAGADLDAVAAAAGEAYGYRKE; translated from the coding sequence GTGAGCGCGCAGACGGCAGGCGGTACGGCCGGCGGTGAGGGCGCTCCGGTCGGGGTGGTGCTGGTGTCGCACAGCGGGCCGGTCGCGGATTCCGTGGCGACGCTGGCCCTCGGACTGGCCGGCGACGGGGTCACGGTGCCGGTGGCCGGCGCGGGCGGTACACCGGACGGCGGGCTGGGGACGAGTGCGGAGCTGATCACCAAGGCGGCACGCACGGTGGACCGCGGAGCGGGCGTGGCGATCCTGGTCGACCTGGGCAGCGCCGTACTGACCGTCAAGGCCCTGATCGCCGAGGGCGACGAACTCCCCGAGGGCGCCCGGCTGGTGGACGCGCCATTGGTCGAGGGCGCGGTGGCCGCCGTGGTCGCCGCGTCGGCCGGGGCGGACCTGGACGCGGTCGCGGCAGCGGCCGGGGAGGCGTACGGATACCGCAAGGAATGA
- a CDS encoding SAM-dependent methyltransferase: MSEHGSAVDLQLDRAHSSRIYDYFLGGKTNFLADRMAAGEVLSAFPAALVAARINREFMHRATRVLAESGMRQFLDIGTGIPTPPNLHEVAQGVAADARVVYTDNDPIVLAHAAALLLSTPEGRTAYVQADVTDTAGILKAPQLLDTLDLNRPVALSLNALMHFVPDDDRDHAHAIVETLKAALPSGSTLAMSHATADFDPGAMGKIIKIYGAAGTRLQFRSRAAFLRFFDGWELLEPGVTLSHQWRPDRPEDATHVTDAEAACYAGVARKP; encoded by the coding sequence ATGAGCGAGCACGGGTCCGCGGTGGATCTTCAGCTGGACCGGGCCCATTCGTCCCGGATCTATGACTACTTCCTGGGCGGCAAGACCAACTTCCTGGCCGACCGGATGGCCGCCGGGGAGGTGCTGAGCGCCTTCCCCGCCGCGCTGGTCGCCGCCCGCATCAACCGTGAGTTCATGCATCGCGCCACCCGCGTCCTCGCCGAATCCGGCATGCGGCAGTTCCTCGACATCGGCACCGGCATCCCCACCCCGCCGAACCTCCACGAGGTCGCCCAGGGCGTCGCCGCCGACGCCCGGGTCGTCTACACCGACAACGACCCGATCGTCCTCGCGCATGCGGCGGCCCTCCTGCTCAGCACCCCCGAGGGACGCACCGCCTACGTCCAGGCCGATGTCACCGACACGGCCGGCATCCTCAAGGCGCCCCAGCTCCTCGACACCCTCGACCTGAACCGTCCGGTCGCGCTCAGCCTGAACGCCCTGATGCACTTCGTCCCGGACGACGACCGGGACCACGCCCACGCCATCGTCGAGACCCTGAAGGCGGCGCTTCCGTCCGGCAGTACCCTCGCCATGAGCCATGCCACGGCGGACTTCGACCCCGGGGCGATGGGCAAGATCATCAAGATCTACGGTGCCGCGGGCACCCGGCTCCAGTTCCGCTCCCGCGCCGCCTTCCTGCGCTTCTTCGACGGCTGGGAGCTGCTGGAACCGGGCGTCACCCTCTCCCACCAGTGGCGCCCCGACCGCCCCGAGGACGCCACCCATGTCACCGACGCGGAGGCCGCCTGCTACGCGGGCGTCGCCCGCAAACCCTGA
- the dhaL gene encoding dihydroxyacetone kinase subunit DhaL, whose protein sequence is MLDAAFFVRWMTAAAAVIDREADRLTELDSPIGDADHGRNMQRGFTAVVKTLEAEPPATPGAVLTTAGRQLISSVGGASGPLYGTLLRRAGKALGEAARVSAEELRSGLAAGVDAVGQLGGSAPGDKTMLDALVPGVTALSASFDAAAEAAEQGALATVPMQARKGRASYLGERSIGHQDPGATSSSLLFAALAEVAK, encoded by the coding sequence GTGCTGGATGCCGCGTTCTTCGTACGCTGGATGACGGCGGCCGCCGCCGTCATCGACCGGGAGGCCGACCGGCTCACCGAGCTGGACTCACCCATCGGTGACGCCGACCACGGAAGGAATATGCAGCGCGGCTTCACGGCCGTGGTCAAGACCTTGGAGGCGGAGCCGCCCGCGACGCCCGGCGCGGTGCTGACCACCGCCGGACGGCAACTGATCTCCAGTGTGGGCGGGGCATCCGGGCCGCTGTACGGGACGCTGCTGCGGCGCGCCGGCAAGGCGCTGGGCGAGGCGGCGCGCGTGTCGGCCGAGGAGTTGCGGTCGGGGCTGGCCGCCGGGGTGGACGCGGTGGGGCAGCTCGGCGGCTCGGCGCCGGGGGACAAGACGATGCTCGACGCTCTGGTGCCGGGGGTCACCGCCCTGTCGGCCTCCTTCGACGCGGCCGCGGAGGCGGCCGAGCAGGGCGCGCTGGCCACCGTACCGATGCAGGCCAGGAAGGGCAGGGCGAGCTACCTCGGGGAACGCAGCATCGGGCATCAGGACCCGGGGGCGACCTCCTCGTCGCTGCTGTTCGCGGCGCTTGCGGAGGTGGCGAAGTGA
- a CDS encoding cellulase family glycosylhydrolase produces MRLTSRVAPAALAVAALLLGVLPAQAQARPDRAPDRASDRVTDRVTVGDRTFIADGQGRALQWRGFNLADKSSRGTHAFADIHESDLKDMAGRGFNLARLAFFWDDLEPTPGHYDRGYLTKMRRILDWADRYHIKVVLDAHQDVYGPRFGSRGVPDWATRDEGLPFWPIPGDWFSEYFEPSVQTAFDHLYKDADFRAAHARMWMTVAATLGRHPALLGYDLMNEPFAKFLEGEDLPAAAARFEATELTELWNRLARAIRLVDHRSWVFVEPTVIVGVGVPTRMGRIDDPHAGYAPHFYETAMETGADYDPDGTFIPAYEAAISDYPARHRMPVIVGEWGGNPYVPHARQFVTDMTAALDRFSSGWTWWQWCRGGGYCFLDQAGAVKPHAQLLVQPYAQAVAGDPLTFAYTPATRTYTLTFRTRDNAAGPTRITVPRDTYPGGYRVEVQGARASWGDHGQTVTVRTHGRAKATCRVTISPR; encoded by the coding sequence ATGCGCTTGACCTCCCGCGTCGCGCCCGCCGCCCTCGCCGTGGCCGCTCTCCTGCTCGGCGTCCTCCCCGCGCAGGCCCAGGCCCGCCCCGACCGCGCCCCCGACCGCGCCTCTGACCGGGTCACTGACCGGGTCACGGTCGGTGACCGCACCTTCATCGCCGACGGCCAAGGCCGCGCGCTCCAGTGGCGCGGCTTCAACCTCGCCGACAAGAGCAGCCGAGGCACCCACGCGTTCGCCGACATCCACGAGAGCGACCTCAAGGACATGGCCGGCCGGGGCTTCAACCTCGCGCGCCTCGCGTTCTTCTGGGACGACCTCGAACCCACCCCCGGACATTACGACCGCGGCTACCTCACCAAGATGCGCCGCATCCTCGACTGGGCCGACCGCTACCACATCAAGGTCGTCCTCGACGCCCACCAGGACGTGTACGGCCCCCGCTTCGGCTCCCGCGGCGTCCCCGACTGGGCCACCCGCGACGAGGGGTTACCGTTCTGGCCGATACCCGGCGACTGGTTCTCCGAGTACTTCGAGCCGTCCGTACAGACCGCCTTTGACCACCTGTACAAGGACGCCGACTTCCGCGCCGCGCACGCTCGCATGTGGATGACGGTCGCCGCCACCCTGGGCAGGCACCCGGCGCTGCTCGGCTACGACCTGATGAATGAGCCGTTCGCGAAGTTCCTCGAAGGCGAAGACCTCCCCGCCGCCGCGGCCCGCTTCGAGGCCACCGAGCTCACCGAGCTGTGGAACCGCCTTGCCCGCGCGATCCGCCTGGTCGACCACAGGTCGTGGGTGTTCGTCGAACCCACCGTCATCGTCGGTGTCGGCGTCCCCACCCGGATGGGCCGCATCGACGACCCGCACGCCGGCTACGCGCCGCACTTCTACGAGACCGCGATGGAAACCGGCGCCGACTACGACCCCGACGGCACCTTCATCCCCGCCTACGAGGCCGCGATCAGCGACTACCCGGCCCGTCACCGCATGCCGGTGATCGTGGGGGAATGGGGCGGCAACCCCTACGTTCCGCACGCACGCCAGTTCGTCACCGACATGACGGCCGCCCTGGACCGCTTCTCCAGTGGCTGGACGTGGTGGCAGTGGTGCCGGGGCGGCGGCTACTGCTTCCTCGACCAGGCGGGCGCCGTGAAGCCTCACGCCCAGCTGCTCGTCCAGCCGTACGCGCAGGCCGTCGCGGGCGACCCGCTCACGTTCGCGTACACCCCGGCCACCCGCACCTACACGCTCACCTTCCGCACCCGCGACAACGCGGCGGGGCCCACCCGGATCACCGTGCCCAGGGACACGTACCCGGGCGGCTACCGCGTCGAGGTCCAAGGCGCCAGAGCCAGTTGGGGCGACCACGGCCAGACCGTCACCGTGCGCACCCACGGCAGGGCCAAAGCCACCTGCCGGGTCACGATCAGCCCGAGGTAG
- a CDS encoding RNA polymerase sigma factor, whose product MSADRDRLRPACAPAPVHTAELAPLPRGSLPDVAPDPFDHQLSITFEAFLATHARKWLTYAYLHTGSEAAAREVTRAAYGRLGRLWPHALRQASVEAYAWSVLKERVVEWLYDHQQPTALTETAAFAVVTHALLRECQQQFAMLESQLGLYAAIARLPERQCDVIVLRHVIGYSDAQIGALLGVDEVTVRSYASRGKRKLAAALGIDQGYSRGN is encoded by the coding sequence GTGAGCGCAGACCGGGACCGACTGCGACCGGCGTGCGCTCCCGCGCCTGTCCATACGGCGGAGTTAGCTCCGCTCCCCCGTGGTTCGCTCCCGGACGTCGCGCCGGACCCGTTCGACCACCAGCTCTCGATCACCTTCGAGGCCTTCCTGGCCACGCATGCACGTAAATGGCTGACGTACGCCTATCTGCACACCGGGAGCGAGGCCGCGGCCCGTGAGGTGACCCGGGCGGCGTACGGCCGGCTCGGCCGGCTGTGGCCGCATGCGCTGCGGCAGGCCTCGGTGGAGGCGTACGCCTGGTCGGTGCTCAAGGAACGGGTGGTGGAGTGGCTGTACGACCACCAGCAGCCCACCGCCCTCACCGAGACCGCCGCGTTCGCCGTCGTCACCCACGCCCTGCTGCGCGAGTGCCAGCAGCAGTTCGCCATGCTGGAGAGCCAGTTGGGGCTGTACGCGGCGATCGCCAGACTGCCGGAGCGGCAGTGCGACGTGATCGTGCTCCGGCACGTCATCGGCTACAGCGACGCCCAGATCGGCGCCCTGCTCGGCGTCGACGAAGTCACCGTCCGCTCCTACGCAAGCCGCGGCAAGCGCAAGCTCGCCGCCGCGCTCGGTATCGACCAGGGATATTCCAGGGGGAACTGA
- a CDS encoding sugar ABC transporter substrate-binding protein, which yields MRARSPGPGRGGRSPVLTALAVALAVSATGCYRGAGDAGNDSRHTINVLMVNNPQMVDLQRLTAEHFTKETGIKVHFTVLPEDDLRDKMSQDFSSQAGQYDVASVSNYETPIYARNGWLAPLGERAAKDRTFDQGDILKPVRSSLTAADGKVYAEPFYGESSFLMYRKDLLKAAGLKMPARPTWHQVAALAARLDGSRKGLKGICLRGQPGWGQLAAPLTTVVNTFGGTWFAKDWQQRVDSPEFTKATRFYVDLVRRHGQAGAPQAGYTECLNDMQQGKVAMWYDATAGAGSLESGDSKVAGKVGYAPAPVERTREAGWLFTWAWGVQKASTHQDAAWRFIRWASGKGYERLVGRELGWSRVPGGKRASLYRNPAYAKAAGAFAGPTERAISSARPGDPGVQPRPAPGIQFVGIPEFADLGTKVSTEISAAIAGKQSVPEALKKSRRPAQEVSDAYTHH from the coding sequence GTGAGAGCACGATCCCCCGGACCAGGCCGCGGCGGCCGCTCCCCAGTGCTGACCGCCCTCGCCGTCGCCCTGGCGGTGTCCGCCACCGGCTGCTACCGCGGCGCCGGTGACGCGGGCAACGACAGCCGCCACACCATCAACGTCCTGATGGTCAACAACCCGCAGATGGTGGATCTGCAGCGGCTCACCGCCGAGCACTTCACCAAGGAGACCGGCATCAAGGTCCACTTCACCGTGCTGCCGGAGGACGACCTGCGCGACAAGATGAGCCAGGACTTCTCCAGCCAGGCCGGGCAGTACGACGTGGCCAGCGTCAGCAACTACGAGACGCCCATCTACGCCCGCAACGGCTGGCTCGCCCCGCTCGGTGAACGGGCCGCCAAGGACCGCACCTTCGACCAGGGCGACATCCTGAAGCCGGTCCGCTCCTCCCTCACCGCAGCGGACGGCAAGGTCTACGCGGAACCGTTCTACGGCGAGTCGTCCTTCCTGATGTACCGCAAGGACCTCCTCAAGGCCGCCGGGCTGAAAATGCCCGCCCGGCCCACCTGGCACCAGGTCGCCGCGCTCGCCGCCAGGCTGGACGGCTCCCGCAAGGGACTGAAGGGCATCTGTCTGCGCGGCCAGCCCGGCTGGGGCCAGCTGGCGGCCCCGCTGACCACCGTCGTCAACACCTTCGGCGGCACCTGGTTCGCCAAGGACTGGCAGCAGCGGGTCGACAGCCCCGAGTTCACCAAGGCCACCCGGTTCTACGTCGATCTGGTGCGCCGGCACGGCCAGGCGGGCGCCCCGCAGGCCGGCTACACCGAGTGCCTCAACGACATGCAGCAGGGCAAGGTCGCCATGTGGTACGACGCGACGGCCGGCGCCGGGTCGCTGGAGAGCGGCGATTCCAAGGTCGCGGGCAAGGTCGGCTACGCACCGGCGCCGGTGGAGCGGACCCGTGAGGCGGGCTGGCTCTTCACCTGGGCCTGGGGCGTGCAGAAGGCCAGTACGCACCAGGACGCGGCCTGGCGGTTCATCCGCTGGGCCTCGGGCAAGGGCTACGAGCGGCTGGTGGGCCGCGAACTGGGCTGGTCGAGGGTGCCCGGCGGCAAGCGGGCCTCCCTCTACCGCAACCCCGCATACGCCAAGGCGGCCGGGGCGTTCGCCGGCCCGACCGAGCGGGCGATCAGCTCGGCCCGGCCCGGCGACCCCGGGGTACAGCCGCGGCCGGCCCCCGGCATCCAGTTCGTCGGCATCCCCGAGTTCGCCGACCTGGGGACCAAGGTCTCGACCGAGATCAGTGCGGCCATCGCCGGCAAGCAGAGCGTGCCGGAGGCCCTGAAGAAGAGCCGGCGGCCGGCGCAGGAGGTGTCCGATGCCTACACGCACCACTGA